A genome region from Nitrospirota bacterium includes the following:
- the acpS gene encoding holo-ACP synthase, which yields MIYGVGIDLVKIERMKDVVDRWGGKFLERVFTKNEISYCYEKKNPYLSLSVRFAAKEALIKAIGSEVPVALTEIEVINAANGRPDIKISGRLKKFFSDKSIKQPALSLSHEKDYGIACVVLEI from the coding sequence ATGATTTACGGCGTCGGAATAGACCTTGTTAAGATTGAGCGGATGAAGGATGTTGTTGACAGGTGGGGCGGGAAATTTCTTGAAAGGGTTTTTACAAAAAATGAGATTTCATACTGCTATGAGAAAAAGAACCCTTATCTTTCGTTGTCTGTCCGTTTTGCGGCGAAAGAGGCTTTAATAAAGGCGATAGGCTCTGAGGTTCCTGTGGCGCTGACTGAGATTGAAGTTATAAATGCCGCAAATGGCAGGCCTGATATAAAAATCAGCGGCAGGCTGAAAAAATTTTTCAGTGACAAGTCAATAAAGCAGCCTGCCCTCAGTCTGAGCCACGAAAAAGACTACGGCATTGCCTGTGTTGTGCTGGAAATTTGA